In Helicobacter ibis, a genomic segment contains:
- the hpf gene encoding ribosome hibernation-promoting factor, HPF/YfiA family codes for MNTTITSKHFELTDSIKDYIYKLSDSLEKYSLDIISNRVVISYQDKKGKEKKKRIFEIDLTINVAKSNTIVISQKDKDLYAACDLAFSRMHKILRRYHDKINNKHATPSEEIISADILRDEALSLKEDEIVPMDLDLHKPLDIDEALERLKSSSQQFFVFNDKDLKMRVIYKRIDGKYGLY; via the coding sequence ATGAATACAACAATCACTTCAAAACATTTTGAGCTAACAGATTCAATTAAAGACTATATATACAAACTAAGTGATAGCTTGGAGAAGTATAGTTTAGACATCATAAGTAATAGAGTTGTAATATCATATCAAGATAAAAAGGGCAAAGAGAAGAAAAAAAGAATCTTTGAAATAGATTTAACAATCAATGTTGCAAAATCAAATACTATAGTAATAAGCCAAAAAGATAAAGATTTATATGCTGCTTGCGATTTAGCCTTCTCTAGAATGCACAAAATACTAAGAAGATATCATGATAAAATAAACAATAAACACGCTACACCTAGCGAAGAAATAATATCAGCTGATATTTTAAGAGATGAAGCATTAAGCCTAAAAGAAGATGAGATTGTACCAATGGATTTAGATTTACACAAGCCACTTGATATAGATGAAGCACTAGAAAGATTAAAAAGCAGCTCACAACAATTTTTTGTATTTAATGATAAGGATTTAAAAATGAGAGTTATTTATAAAAGAATAGATGGAAAATATGGACTCTACTAA
- a CDS encoding energy transducer TonB, with protein sequence MKTSASPQKNRTLKAFFIAFGIYSIAIFSLLYANTKLPQNVGVQPQSISIALTQFVAQTTPTPQEIKPIEEIKEIQKPIKKKKEKRKKEPIPTPQNIAQTESKTQPSTNTTTATQEPQILVFGKTNDPFLISIKQAIDKNLHYPRKARMMKLSGIVNIKFELLKDGRVQNIKIIDSSGHGILDKSAHKTILDARAYFPQPKNNVTIQIPIQYKLI encoded by the coding sequence ATGAAAACTTCAGCATCGCCACAGAAAAATAGAACACTAAAAGCATTCTTCATAGCATTTGGTATATATTCTATTGCTATTTTTAGTCTTTTATACGCCAATACAAAGCTACCACAAAATGTGGGTGTGCAACCACAAAGTATATCCATCGCACTCACACAATTTGTAGCACAAACAACACCAACACCACAAGAAATAAAACCCATAGAAGAAATCAAAGAAATACAAAAACCAATCAAAAAGAAAAAAGAAAAAAGAAAAAAAGAACCAATACCAACACCACAAAATATAGCACAAACAGAATCCAAAACACAGCCAAGCACCAATACTACAACCGCAACACAAGAACCACAGATACTAGTATTTGGCAAAACAAATGACCCATTTTTAATATCAATAAAACAAGCAATAGATAAAAATCTGCACTATCCAAGAAAAGCTAGAATGATGAAATTATCAGGCATTGTAAATATAAAATTTGAATTATTAAAAGATGGCAGAGTCCAAAATATAAAAATTATAGATTCATCAGGTCATGGTATCTTAGATAAGTCAGCTCATAAGACAATTTTGGACGCGAGAGCATATTTCCCGCAACCAAAAAATAATGTAACAATACAAATACCAATACAATACAAACTAATTTGA
- the exbB gene encoding TonB-system energizer ExbB produces MEFLKETIDYAIFSILGIMGFIALWLTIERVMFFSKINLNDYDTQESFEDSITKHLTTLYIIYSNAPYVGLLGTVIGIMITFYDMGLSGTIDTKEIMTGLSLALKATALGLAVAIPTLIAYNALYRKITLLSNTYKNKNLK; encoded by the coding sequence ATGGAATTTCTAAAAGAAACAATAGACTACGCAATATTCAGTATTTTAGGGATTATGGGCTTTATAGCTTTATGGCTCACTATTGAGAGAGTTATGTTTTTTTCGAAGATAAATTTAAATGACTATGACACTCAAGAATCCTTTGAAGATTCTATTACCAAACATCTAACAACACTATATATAATCTATTCAAATGCTCCATATGTCGGACTTCTAGGCACGGTAATTGGGATTATGATCACATTTTATGATATGGGACTTAGCGGAACGATAGATACAAAAGAGATAATGACTGGACTATCTTTAGCATTAAAAGCCACAGCACTAGGCTTAGCAGTAGCTATACCAACGCTAATTGCATACAATGCACTATATCGCAAGATAACACTGCTTAGCAATACATATAAAAATAAGAATCTAAAATGA
- the mnmA gene encoding tRNA 2-thiouridine(34) synthase MnmA, with translation MKKVLLLMSGGVDSSYCAYLLQKAGYVVHGVYLKLHDKEEKHNYYIRNIEKCAEALGISYDIVDERGLFKEAVYDYFVESYKKGLTPNPCAMCNPKVKFSIAFNMADKLGYDFVATGHYAQIIDSKIAQAVDTYKDQSYFLFGLRQEWIERIIFPLGDKIKKDVKPIALNELPWLGTLETYKDSQEICFVENTYVDVLEKHFNTNNEGDVLDTKGNKIGKHKGYMQYTIGKRKGFTINGALTPHYVVKINPDNNTIVVGDKEELAINEVRAINVSLPIDLFANNAKLECDVKIRYKSHKVKAEVELEREGNKEIIVARLSESAYGVAQGQALVLYEENKVLGGGFIV, from the coding sequence ATGAAAAAAGTATTATTGTTAATGAGTGGCGGAGTTGATTCTAGCTATTGTGCATATTTGTTACAAAAGGCTGGATATGTAGTTCATGGTGTTTATTTGAAATTACATGATAAAGAAGAAAAACATAACTATTATATAAGAAATATAGAAAAATGCGCAGAGGCTCTAGGAATCTCGTATGATATTGTAGATGAGAGAGGGTTATTTAAAGAAGCAGTCTATGACTACTTTGTGGAATCTTATAAAAAGGGATTAACTCCCAATCCATGTGCCATGTGTAATCCAAAGGTAAAGTTTAGTATAGCTTTTAATATGGCAGATAAACTTGGTTATGATTTTGTTGCTACTGGTCATTACGCACAGATTATAGATTCTAAAATTGCTCAAGCAGTTGATACTTATAAAGATCAGAGTTATTTTTTGTTTGGTTTAAGACAAGAATGGATAGAGAGAATTATATTTCCATTAGGAGATAAGATAAAAAAAGATGTAAAACCAATTGCACTAAATGAGCTTCCATGGCTTGGGACATTGGAGACTTATAAAGATTCACAAGAAATATGTTTTGTTGAGAATACTTATGTAGATGTGCTAGAAAAGCACTTTAATACAAATAATGAAGGCGATGTTCTTGATACAAAAGGTAACAAAATAGGAAAGCATAAAGGCTATATGCAATATACAATAGGTAAGCGAAAAGGATTTACTATAAATGGTGCATTAACACCACATTATGTAGTAAAAATCAATCCTGATAATAATACTATTGTTGTTGGAGATAAAGAAGAATTAGCTATAAATGAAGTTAGGGCTATAAATGTATCTTTGCCGATTGATTTGTTTGCTAATAATGCAAAGTTAGAATGTGATGTAAAGATTCGTTACAAGAGTCATAAAGTTAAGGCAGAAGTAGAATTAGAGCGAGAAGGCAATAAAGAAATTATAGTAGCACGACTAAGTGAGAGTGCATATGGTGTAGCACAAGGTCAAGCATTAGTATTATATGAAGAGAATAAAGTATTAGGTGGTGGATTTATTGTGTAA
- a CDS encoding superoxide dismutase family protein yields MKKILVSAIVAGMLSNIAMAKDETKLYDPKSEKNHVVINMEILDKNGNKNAGEIVAVETKYGVAFYPNLKGVESGIHGFHIHENADCGATDKGLGMKAGGHWDPEKNGGHSYPWSDNGHKGDLPAIYSDSNKEVTTPVLTPKLKSLNEIKNHALMIHVGGDNYHDHPAALGGGGARMICGVIK; encoded by the coding sequence ATGAAAAAAATACTTGTAAGTGCAATTGTGGCTGGAATGCTATCAAACATAGCAATGGCAAAAGACGAGACAAAATTATATGATCCAAAATCAGAAAAAAACCATGTAGTTATAAATATGGAAATTTTGGATAAAAATGGCAATAAAAATGCAGGAGAAATAGTAGCTGTTGAAACAAAATATGGAGTAGCATTTTATCCGAATCTAAAAGGTGTAGAAAGCGGGATTCACGGATTCCATATCCATGAAAATGCAGATTGTGGAGCAACTGATAAAGGACTTGGCATGAAAGCAGGTGGACATTGGGACCCAGAAAAAAATGGGGGACACTCATATCCTTGGAGCGATAATGGACACAAGGGTGATTTGCCAGCTATATATTCTGATTCAAACAAGGAAGTTACAACTCCCGTATTAACACCAAAATTAAAATCTCTCAATGAAATTAAAAATCATGCACTAATGATTCATGTTGGTGGTGACAACTATCATGATCACCCAGCAGCATTAGGTGGCGGTGGTGCTAGAATGATTTGCGGAGTTATAAAGTAA
- a CDS encoding bifunctional proline dehydrogenase/L-glutamate gamma-semialdehyde dehydrogenase, whose product MELDLIDESLKFAEELQGKIETNMQQSEKIFHNKMQKLLNNPKNKIMLIELLDRAFRCKDKSSTFEFIETILRKYGIADFFTSSEKFLLFCFLSFGGVAPKLSVPFFVKHLRDDTKGMVLDENPTFLESHIDKRASENITLNINLIGEEVLGEDESNHRIEKYKKALQSKFVTYISIKITTIFSQINIIDFEYSKDEIVKRLNLLYKIAQEEQERQGISKFINLDMEEFRDLELTVSSFMESISNFDIEAGIVLQAYIPDSFDYLQKLFAFSKERVLNGKKPIKIRFVKGANMESEETIASQRGWELPTFSKKVDTDSNYNKMLDFILSGDNYKYINIGIASHNIFEISYAYTKIKHKNAFSSFTFEMLEGMSMQCAKEISQLHKLILYAPVCDESHFNNAIAYLVRRLDENTSVDNFMRYFFNLKVGDNAWETQKKLFLESLDGISKIDSKTHRIQNRLLPQKAQSSYDTKSFYNEPDTDFILPQNRQWAKNIRQKYENMPFMEVFAVAKEELKTSTESITIKERINNKDIGKIHLASKEDIQEALKIAKDSKFSETNFSEIHKILAKTAQIMRDRRGDLIGISALEVGKTFIEIDAEVSEAIDFLEFYPHSLESLMAQNENTTLSPKGIGVVVAPWNFPIGISVGTIAAPLAAGNRVIYKPSSLSSLSGYMICECFWEAGIPKDALIFMPTKGSYISEYLLKDSSICFAVLTGGEETAYAMLDSNPTLMLSAETGGKNATIVSRFADRDQAIKNVIHSAFSNSGQKCSATSLLILEDEVYDDLDFRATLVDAAKSLNVGNPFEFKNKLGALANSNDKKAIKAINELEGEQEWALKPSFVNDNPYLMTPCIKYGVRVGEFMHKEELFSPILSVMRARDLEDAIAIANSTGYGLTAALESLDEREWEIFTSKIEAGNIYINKPSTGAIVLRQPFGGVKKSAIGFGRKVGIYNYITQFLNVSQHKTEKNLIDSNISEILEKLMQTNPNKDDLRDSIIMAKSYAYHKLNEFSVKRDYVNIRGEENWFYYESVKNVGYYVCSEDSLKDMLGVLIATHTLGIPLFVCYKDNKHIEFLKEISSLIGASVGFVEQSKEEFAQNVSKYERIRYFAKPCIDDVIYKSCAKLAKIIASSKPLINGRFELLYYVIEKSLSISYHRYGNLGIRGEKNGSN is encoded by the coding sequence ATGGAATTAGATTTAATTGATGAATCATTAAAATTCGCAGAAGAATTGCAAGGCAAGATTGAGACAAATATGCAACAAAGTGAAAAAATATTTCACAACAAAATGCAAAAATTGCTAAATAATCCAAAAAATAAAATAATGCTAATAGAGCTATTAGATCGTGCATTTAGATGTAAAGACAAATCATCGACCTTTGAGTTTATAGAGACTATTTTAAGAAAGTATGGTATTGCTGATTTTTTCACTAGCAGTGAGAAGTTTTTGCTATTTTGTTTTTTGAGTTTTGGCGGTGTAGCACCAAAACTTAGCGTGCCATTTTTTGTTAAGCATTTAAGAGATGATACAAAAGGTATGGTGTTAGATGAAAATCCAACATTTTTAGAATCTCACATAGATAAGAGAGCTAGTGAAAACATAACTTTAAATATAAATCTAATAGGCGAGGAAGTCTTAGGTGAAGATGAGAGTAATCATAGAATTGAAAAATACAAAAAAGCATTGCAGAGTAAATTTGTAACATATATTTCAATTAAAATTACAACTATCTTCTCGCAGATAAATATAATTGATTTTGAATACTCTAAAGATGAGATAGTAAAGAGGTTGAATCTTTTATACAAAATAGCACAAGAAGAGCAAGAAAGACAAGGGATCAGCAAATTTATAAACTTGGATATGGAAGAATTTAGAGATTTAGAGCTTACAGTTAGTAGTTTTATGGAGAGTATTTCAAACTTTGATATTGAAGCCGGAATCGTTCTTCAAGCATATATCCCTGATTCATTTGATTATCTACAAAAGTTATTTGCATTTTCAAAAGAGAGAGTATTAAATGGTAAAAAACCAATTAAGATAAGGTTTGTTAAGGGTGCAAATATGGAAAGTGAGGAGACTATAGCTTCTCAAAGAGGTTGGGAGCTACCTACATTTTCTAAAAAAGTAGATACAGATTCAAACTACAATAAAATGCTTGATTTTATACTAAGTGGTGATAATTACAAATACATAAACATAGGTATTGCAAGTCATAATATTTTTGAGATTTCATATGCTTATACAAAAATAAAGCACAAAAATGCATTCTCTTCATTTACTTTTGAAATGTTAGAGGGTATGAGTATGCAGTGTGCTAAGGAGATTTCCCAACTACATAAACTAATATTGTATGCACCTGTATGTGATGAATCTCATTTTAATAACGCTATTGCATATCTTGTGAGAAGGCTTGATGAGAATACTAGTGTAGATAATTTTATGAGATATTTCTTTAACCTAAAAGTAGGCGATAATGCGTGGGAAACACAAAAGAAATTGTTTTTAGAATCTTTAGATGGAATTTCCAAAATAGATTCGAAAACTCATAGGATTCAAAATAGATTACTACCACAAAAGGCTCAAAGTTCATATGATACTAAGAGCTTTTATAATGAACCTGATACTGACTTTATACTGCCACAAAATAGGCAATGGGCGAAAAATATACGACAAAAATACGAAAATATGCCATTTATGGAAGTGTTCGCAGTAGCTAAAGAAGAGCTAAAAACTAGCACAGAATCAATAACTATAAAAGAAAGAATAAATAATAAAGATATAGGCAAAATTCACCTAGCAAGCAAAGAAGATATACAAGAAGCTTTAAAAATTGCAAAAGATTCTAAATTTAGTGAAACTAACTTTAGTGAGATTCATAAGATATTGGCTAAGACCGCACAAATAATGCGAGATAGAAGGGGTGATTTAATAGGTATTTCAGCGCTTGAAGTTGGAAAGACATTTATAGAAATAGACGCTGAAGTTAGTGAGGCTATTGACTTTTTAGAATTTTATCCTCATTCTTTAGAATCTCTAATGGCACAAAATGAAAATACTACTCTTTCGCCAAAGGGTATAGGAGTTGTGGTTGCTCCTTGGAATTTCCCTATTGGAATATCAGTTGGAACTATTGCAGCACCACTAGCAGCTGGAAATAGAGTAATATATAAACCATCAAGTCTATCTTCATTAAGTGGCTATATGATATGTGAATGTTTTTGGGAGGCTGGAATCCCAAAAGATGCGTTAATTTTCATGCCAACTAAAGGTTCTTATATTTCAGAATATTTATTAAAAGATTCTTCTATTTGTTTTGCTGTGCTAACTGGAGGAGAAGAGACGGCTTATGCTATGTTAGATAGTAATCCTACTTTAATGTTAAGTGCAGAGACTGGTGGGAAAAATGCAACAATTGTTAGTAGGTTTGCCGATAGAGATCAAGCAATCAAAAATGTCATTCATTCTGCCTTTTCAAATTCTGGGCAAAAGTGTTCTGCTACTTCACTTTTGATACTAGAAGATGAGGTGTATGATGATTTGGATTTTAGAGCTACTTTAGTTGATGCAGCAAAGTCATTAAATGTTGGCAATCCTTTTGAGTTTAAAAATAAGTTAGGTGCATTAGCAAACTCCAATGATAAAAAGGCTATAAAAGCTATTAATGAGTTAGAGGGTGAGCAAGAGTGGGCATTAAAACCTAGTTTTGTCAATGATAATCCATATTTAATGACACCTTGTATTAAATATGGAGTTAGAGTTGGTGAGTTTATGCACAAAGAAGAGTTATTCTCACCTATATTATCGGTTATGAGAGCTAGAGATTTAGAAGATGCAATAGCTATTGCAAACTCTACAGGATATGGACTAACTGCAGCATTAGAGAGTCTAGATGAGCGAGAATGGGAAATTTTTACTTCTAAAATAGAAGCTGGGAATATTTATATAAATAAGCCTAGCACTGGTGCAATTGTATTAAGACAGCCATTTGGTGGGGTGAAAAAATCAGCAATAGGGTTTGGCAGAAAAGTTGGTATTTATAATTACATAACCCAATTTTTAAATGTTTCACAACACAAAACAGAAAAGAATTTGATAGATAGTAATATTTCTGAAATTTTAGAAAAATTAATGCAAACAAATCCAAATAAAGATGATTTGCGAGATTCAATTATAATGGCAAAGAGCTATGCTTATCATAAGTTAAATGAATTTTCTGTCAAAAGAGACTATGTAAATATAAGAGGTGAGGAGAATTGGTTTTATTATGAGAGTGTAAAGAATGTCGGATACTATGTGTGCAGTGAAGATTCCCTAAAAGATATGCTAGGAGTTTTGATAGCTACTCATACTTTGGGGATTCCGCTTTTTGTGTGCTATAAGGATAACAAGCATATAGAATTTTTAAAAGAAATATCATCATTAATTGGAGCTAGTGTTGGATTTGTAGAACAAAGCAAAGAGGAATTTGCACAAAATGTATCAAAATATGAGCGAATTAGGTATTTTGCAAAGCCTTGTATTGATGATGTTATCTATAAGTCATGTGCGAAGTTAGCTAAAATTATCGCTTCAAGTAAGCCACTTATTAATGGTAGATTCGAGTTGCTTTATTATGTAATTGAAAAATCACTTAGTATTTCGTATCACAGATATGGAAATCTTGGCATAAGAGGAGAGAAAAATGGTTCAAATTAA
- a CDS encoding polynucleotide adenylyltransferase, whose product MDSTKKIYLVGGYVRDKLLHIKSKDKDYVAVGYKESDFSHLQKVGKSFPVFLLDNNSQIALARKETKLGHGYNGFSYDTENVTLLEDLKRRDLTINSIALDEDSGEIIDPFGGANDIKNKILRHTSSAFIEDPLRVLRIARFKAKLGQLWKIHKDTKALIYNMKDELKYLEPNRVYKEAETALSYKNAHLFFESLFELGVLEYIFPNIYKLTTLKESSLYHMKASAFLHTINTIKNLKYENLCLKLSALYHDIAKPHIYRFYGNSNGHDDIKLVESLIDMQIPNRLKKDILLLIQNHIKIQEIENLKASNIVRLLESYKGNLELLNSQIKLFNADLKARKAYRSIKKIDTDKLIEAFKKIKYSPKQWIESKEIPPNATQIKEHILQEKIKIIKEIF is encoded by the coding sequence ATGGACTCTACTAAAAAAATATACCTAGTTGGCGGATATGTAAGAGATAAACTGCTACATATAAAATCAAAAGATAAAGACTATGTAGCAGTAGGATATAAGGAATCTGATTTTTCACACTTACAAAAGGTTGGCAAAAGTTTCCCTGTATTTTTACTAGATAACAACTCACAAATTGCACTAGCACGAAAAGAAACAAAGCTAGGGCATGGATACAATGGCTTTTCATACGATACAGAAAATGTAACTTTGCTTGAAGATTTAAAAAGAAGGGATCTCACAATAAACTCTATAGCATTAGATGAAGATAGTGGCGAGATAATAGATCCTTTTGGTGGAGCAAATGATATAAAAAATAAAATTTTACGACATACAAGTAGTGCATTTATAGAAGATCCACTTAGAGTGCTACGCATAGCAAGATTCAAAGCAAAACTTGGACAATTGTGGAAAATACATAAAGATACAAAAGCTCTAATCTATAACATGAAAGACGAACTAAAATACTTAGAACCAAACAGAGTATATAAGGAAGCAGAAACAGCACTTAGCTACAAAAATGCTCATTTATTCTTTGAAAGCCTATTTGAACTTGGAGTGTTAGAATATATCTTTCCAAATATCTACAAGTTAACAACGCTAAAAGAAAGTAGCCTATATCACATGAAAGCTTCTGCATTCTTGCACACCATAAATACAATAAAAAATCTAAAATATGAAAACTTATGCCTAAAACTATCTGCACTATACCATGATATAGCAAAACCACATATATATAGATTCTATGGAAACTCCAACGGACATGATGATATAAAACTAGTAGAATCTCTAATAGACATGCAAATCCCAAACAGACTAAAAAAAGATATACTACTTCTAATACAAAACCACATAAAAATACAAGAAATAGAAAATCTAAAAGCATCTAACATAGTTAGATTATTAGAATCTTATAAAGGTAATTTAGAGCTACTCAATTCACAAATCAAACTATTTAATGCAGATTTAAAAGCTAGAAAAGCATATCGTAGCATAAAAAAAATAGACACAGATAAACTAATAGAAGCATTTAAGAAAATAAAATACTCCCCAAAACAATGGATAGAATCCAAAGAAATTCCACCAAATGCAACACAAATCAAAGAACACATACTGCAAGAAAAAATAAAAATAATAAAAGAAATTTTTTAG
- the exbD gene encoding TonB system transport protein ExbD yields MIKIPKNESLNIVPFIDVMLVLLAIVLSISTFIAQGKIKIDLPQSANSESQNDEKKVKILVDKENKIYLDDKEISIISLRDSINQIDRKMLIELRSDKEAKFQTFIQIIDILKEKGHENFSIATEK; encoded by the coding sequence ATGATAAAAATACCAAAAAACGAATCTCTAAACATAGTTCCATTTATAGATGTTATGCTGGTTTTACTAGCAATAGTCCTTAGTATATCAACATTTATCGCACAAGGAAAGATAAAAATAGATCTACCACAAAGTGCAAATAGCGAATCTCAAAACGATGAGAAAAAAGTAAAAATTCTAGTAGATAAAGAAAATAAAATATATCTTGACGACAAAGAAATATCAATAATTTCGCTAAGAGATTCTATAAATCAAATCGATAGAAAAATGCTAATAGAGCTAAGAAGCGATAAGGAAGCAAAGTTTCAAACTTTTATACAAATAATAGATATTCTAAAGGAAAAAGGACATGAAAACTTCAGCATCGCCACAGAAAAATAG
- a CDS encoding alanine/glycine:cation symporter family protein, producing the protein MELIGEINTFLYTYFLVFLLLFSGIYFSIRTRFIQFRFLPQVFKILREKSHEEHVSPFGALMISTASRVGIGNIVGVAVAMSAGGVGALFWMWVTAILGGASAFVESTLAQVYKRRDGEYNYKGGPAYYIESALGSRTFGIIFAISLILCFTYGFNGLQAYTLTSVFEVYVGSESFNGGNFKIFLGAILAILVIGFFYGKNKASAIVTSVLVPVMAIGYFIVAFIVIVSNFEQIPVVFSHVLEQAFDFEAIFGGFAGSAMVIGIKRGLFSNEAGMGSAPNAAAAAHTTHPAKQGMVQTLSVFIDTLVICSATAFIVLCSQENVGNLQGMAIMQKAMEGYFGSFGMHFVSIAVVLFAFTSLIGNFFYSQMNFRFITENKMALNVFRATAVIMVFVGAQINFSLAWDLADVLMGFMAIINIIAIIKLGGIAIKVLKDYEKQRAEGKEPHFKASDVGIENTECWK; encoded by the coding sequence ATGGAATTAATTGGTGAAATCAATACTTTCTTGTATACCTATTTTTTGGTATTTTTGTTACTTTTTAGTGGTATATATTTTTCTATAAGAACTAGATTTATACAATTTAGATTTTTGCCTCAAGTTTTTAAGATTCTAAGAGAGAAATCACATGAAGAGCATGTAAGCCCATTTGGTGCATTGATGATTTCTACTGCTTCTAGGGTTGGGATTGGTAATATAGTTGGTGTTGCAGTTGCTATGAGTGCTGGTGGTGTTGGTGCATTATTTTGGATGTGGGTTACTGCTATTTTGGGTGGTGCAAGTGCATTTGTTGAAAGTACTCTAGCTCAAGTGTATAAAAGGAGAGATGGAGAATATAACTATAAAGGTGGTCCTGCTTATTATATAGAGAGTGCACTTGGTTCTAGGACTTTTGGTATTATTTTTGCAATTTCTCTTATTCTGTGCTTTACATATGGGTTTAATGGTCTTCAAGCATATACTCTAACTTCTGTGTTTGAGGTGTATGTTGGTAGTGAATCTTTTAATGGTGGTAATTTTAAAATATTTTTAGGTGCGATTTTAGCTATATTAGTTATTGGGTTTTTCTATGGCAAAAACAAAGCTTCAGCCATTGTAACTTCAGTGTTAGTTCCTGTTATGGCAATTGGCTATTTTATAGTTGCATTTATTGTTATTGTTAGTAATTTTGAGCAAATCCCTGTTGTATTCTCTCATGTATTAGAACAAGCTTTTGATTTTGAGGCTATTTTTGGTGGTTTTGCTGGTAGTGCTATGGTGATAGGTATAAAGAGAGGACTATTCTCAAATGAGGCAGGTATGGGTTCAGCTCCAAATGCAGCAGCAGCGGCACATACAACCCACCCAGCAAAACAAGGTATGGTTCAGACATTATCTGTATTTATTGATACTCTAGTGATTTGTAGTGCTACTGCATTTATCGTGCTTTGCTCACAAGAAAATGTGGGGAATCTTCAAGGTATGGCAATTATGCAAAAGGCTATGGAAGGATATTTTGGTAGCTTTGGTATGCATTTTGTTAGTATTGCTGTTGTGTTATTTGCCTTTACATCGCTTATTGGTAATTTCTTTTATTCTCAAATGAATTTTAGATTTATTACAGAAAATAAAATGGCGTTAAATGTCTTTAGGGCAACTGCTGTTATTATGGTGTTTGTTGGAGCACAGATTAACTTCTCTCTTGCATGGGATTTGGCAGATGTTCTTATGGGCTTTATGGCAATTATTAATATTATTGCAATTATTAAGCTTGGTGGAATAGCTATCAAGGTTCTAAAAGATTATGAAAAACAAAGAGCAGAAGGAAAAGAGCCTCATTTTAAAGCTTCAGATGTTGGTATAGAAAATACAGAGTGCTGGAAATAA